One Plasmodium vivax chromosome 13, whole genome shotgun sequence genomic region harbors:
- a CDS encoding heat shock protein, class I, putative (encoded by transcript PVX_084585A), which yields MVTLNSTTPQVVIESSGVPTIRTSSIIPPVVLTTPLGKNIYSSYSYSNPVSSSYSSSHHNEYKYNWERVTTKPSHSSQHDEYLKTYEVPTGVYYEAMPLKRNTNNVFEVTPSKEELNKINYNPRMEVYSTCNFVIIMMDLPGVCRENLKVELENGVLKIFGHKYKVPLEELQTEHEYHTKIIERVSEYYFCKTFQMPPAFSDGQSISCTLRDGELTLKMLASELRAHKRVVEVQS from the coding sequence ATGGTCACGCTGAACAGTACAACCCCCCAAGTTGTGATCGAATCGTCAGGAGTCCCGACCATCCGCACAAGTAGCATCATCCCCCCCGTGGTGTTAACCACGCCCCTGggaaaaaacatatacaGCAGCTATTCATACAGTAACCCTGTCTCCAGCTCGTACAGCTCATCTCACCACAATGAGTATAAATACAACTGGGAGAGGGTGACCACCAAGCCATCACACAGCAGTCAGCATGACGAGTACCTAAAAACGTATGAAGTACCCACAGGGGTATACTACGAAGCGATGcccttaaaaaggaacacaaaCAACGTTTTTGAAGTAACTCCATCGAAGGAGgaattaaacaaaataaattataatccCCGGATGGAGGTCTACTCCACTTgcaattttgtaataattatgatggACTTACCAGGGGTGTGtagagaaaatttaaaagtcGAGTTAGAAAATGGGGTGCTAAAAATATTCGGCCACAAGTACAAAGTGCCACTGGAGGAACTACAAACGGAACATGAATACCACACGAAAATAATTGAACGAGTTAGCGAGTACTATTTTTGCAAGACGTTCCAGATGCCTCCGGCCTTTTCCGACGGGCAGAGTATTTCCTGCACGTTGCGCGACGGCGAGCTGACTCTCAAGATGTTGGCCTCCGAGTTGCGGGCGCATAAGAGAGTCGTCGAGGTGCAGTCCTAG